Below is a genomic region from Isosphaeraceae bacterium EP7.
AATAGCCCGGAGGCCAGCGGCGCGTACGGGCCCACCTTCGCCCAGGCGATCTTGCCGTACCGGTAGATCATGCACACCGTGATGAGGTGGAACGAGAAGAGGAAAAAATATCCCGATTGCAGGGTGCTGAGGATGTAATGGCTGTCGATCGACCTGGAGAAGACCCCGGCCACGTTGTACCTCGACATGTAACCCTGAAGGTCCGGGCCGAGCCCGGTCATGCCCGCGTCCCTGAGCGCGACGGCAAAGACCTTGTACTGCAGGATCCGATGCCGGGCGCTGTTGTACATGTACGGCTCGCCCTCGATGAAGATCATCGAGTTGCCGGTCTCATCCTCGCCCCCCATCGATGCGATCACGGAGATCGCCATTTCCTCGCCGAGGACCAAGCCCGCCGCGGCGACCGCCAAAGCCAGGCCCATCAGGAAGCGATGGCGAGAGCGTGTGAAGGCGATCAGGTAGAGGGACTCGAAGAACCCCAGGATCGCGCCTCGGGTCAGGGTGGTCACGATCGCCAGCAGGTTCATCCCCGGATAGAACCACTTGCCGATTCTCGACCTCGATGTCTTCCGGGATGCCACGAGGCACCAGGGGAGCATCATGACCATCACCTGCCCCATCGTGATCGGGTGGCCGAAGAAATTGTGGGCCCTCGACATTCCGAACCGCCCGCCCTCTGTGAGATACCAGACGCCGAGAAGCTTGGTCGACAGGCTGACGTGGGTCACCGCTTCGAAGAGGCCGATCAGGGCATTCACCACGCAGAGCCCGCCGACGATTCGACTGACCTTGGGGATGTCATCGGCCGACACCAGGAAGATCCGGCCCATGACGTAAGGCAGGAGCCACTGGCAGAACGCGGATGGGATGGACATCGGCGTCTGCTCGTTGTGGGAGAACTGCGACGCCAGGATCGCGATCGGGGCCAGGACCGCGGCGACGTCGCTGATCATGAACCGATAGCGGGGCAGCGGCACCGGGCTGACGAGATAGCTGATCAGGCAACTGAGCCCGGCGACCATCGGGAAATTGATGACGAACCCGCCGGTCGGCACGAATCGCAGGGCGCCCGGCAGGATCAACAGCGACATGAGCCAGACGACCCACATCCCCTCCCGCCATCGCCGCTGGAGTGCATACCAGAGATTGAGGAGGATGATCCCCGCGGAGAACGCGAAGAAGCAAATCGTGTAGAGCATCGTGGTCGATTTGACTCGGCTCGGCGGTGCGGGGAATTGGTGACCGATTCTAATCGAACTCGACGCCGGTGCGGGCCAGGTTCACGGGATAGGTAAAGCTCTCGACGCGAGCGGTGGCCTCGGCTCCCGGTGGCTCCGGGCGGATGCGACGGCTAGGTCTTCGCCCTTCGAAGCGCGTCCCGGGTCAATCCAACATAGACGCGCCGTCGATCCCGCACTATCGTTTTCGAAGAAACACCCCGCCCCGACCGTGGCGGGCGGGCGACCTCCCTCGTCCCCAACGCCGTTCCGAAGGAGGAACTGATGTCCGGACCGATCATCCGCAAGTACGGATTCCCCAACTTCGAAGAGATCTTCGGCAAGAGGGAGATGAAGCACGGCGTCGACCCCGCCGAGGCTTCCAAGCCCCAATCAACCAAGGATGAGCCTTCCAAGCCGGTGCCGACCGTGGGAGAAGACGCCGGCGTGAAGAAGCCGAATTGAGGGCCCCGCTCAGCCGTTTAGGTCCGCCGACAGGGCATCGCGGAGCTTCTGGAAGGCCCTCGTCTTCTCGTTGCTGACCGTCTTGGGCGCGACGCCCCAGCGGGATGCGATCTCGGCGGGGGTCTCGCCTCGCATTGTGGAATCGATCAGGTCCGCTTCGCGGGTCGTCAGCGTCTTCGATACCGCCTGCCGGATCGTCGAGGACCAGTCATCCGGGTCGGGAGAAGGAGCGACGGCCACCATCGAAGATTCGACCAGGTCGAGCGGCTGGTAGGAGCGTTCTCGCTGGGCCCGCTTCTTGACCGTGTCGATGGCGCGGAAGAAGTCGGGCCCCTCGACCGTCTCGCGACTCAGGACGTCGCGAATGCCCGAATGGCCGATCTCACCCAGGAGGTCATCAAATCGGTCCCGTCCCAGGGTCTGAAGCAGGGTGACGTAAACGGCCTGGGTGCTGTCCTCATGCTTCTGGGGAGCGATTCCGGCGCGGGACCACGCCCGGGTCAGATAGCGGTCGAGTTGGCCGAGCCCCTTGATGACGTCGGCGGATTGGTCGAGGGCAGTCGTCTTGCCCAGGAGGTCCGAGAGACGAGTCTGGCCGAGCGCCGCGTCCCAGGCGGATGTATCGCCTGCGAGCGATGAGCCGTAGGCCGCGTTCGGCTCGACCGTCGATCGCTCGGCGGCCAGGTCGGCCAGGAGATTCGAAGCCGCGTCGAGCAGACGCACGGCCTCGAGCGTCTCGACCGTCGGCCGATAGCTGCGTCGTCGCTTTTGAGGTCCGCGATCGGTCACCGCTCGCCACTCCCTGCGTGTGGAAATGCCCCGACTCCGCCGAGATGCGGCGAGAGTATCGGAACGCCCGACTTCCATCGAGTCCAATTCTCTAGACTACGATATCATGCACGCAATTGTTCGGCAAGCACGGATGTTGCCTCGAGGTGTGCTGACTCCTTGAATGTAGTTCATCTCCTATGTGCTTGAGAACACTTATTGCAACATTCCTCGCCCGGCGATCGGCCAGGATGCCTCGACCCGGCCCCGTCGATGGGCCAAAACACGGTCGTGGAGCACGAAAGTCAGGTCGCTATAACCGGGAATTAATTCCAAGAATTCTCCGATTCGTGGGTCGGCTCCTTCCGGCAAATCGACGGTCGCGTGCTCGGCCGAGAGCCCGACCACCCGATAATCGGGGTGTCCCTTCACGGTGGGCGGGGTCCGGTGCTCGCTCATCGACTTCAGTCCGGCGTCGAGGATGGCCCGGCCAGGCCGAGGCCGACTGACCACCGTCGTCAGGACGGTCAGGGCAGGGGAGTGCTCGACGACCTGGCAGACCTTCGAATAGTAATTGCAATAGAAGATGCCGCCCCCTGCCTGCAATTCGGTGGTCCCGGGCAGATCGGCGGTGACCTGGTACGAGCCGGTCCCGCCGGCGGAGACGATCCGGGTGGGCAAGCCTGCCGCGTTGACGGCCTCCCTGGCAAGATTCAAGCGGCCGATCGCCGCTACGATCGCCGCTTGCTTCTCAACGACGTCGGGCATGGGGACGGTATGGCCCTCGTATCCCATCACTCCATCGAACCGAAGGCCTGGTGCGTCGGCAACTTGCCTTGCAAGCTTTACGGCGGCCTCAGGCGACGTGACCCCCGTCCTTCCCATCCCCAGGTCCACATCGACGAGCAGGCCGACCGTTGTGCCGGCCTCGATCGCCGCCCGGGAGATCGGCCCGACTTGGTCGATGTGGTCGACCGTCGCCTTCACGTCGGCAATCCGCTGGAGCGCCGCCAGGCGGCGGACCTTGCTCTGGCCGACGACGAGGTGGGCGATGAGGATGTCATCGATTCCTCCCTGGGCCATGACCTCGGCCTCGGAGATCTTGGCCACCGTCACGCCGATCGCCCCGAAGCATTTCAGCCTGTGGGCAATCACCGGCGACTTGAACGCCTTGGAGTGCGGCCGCCACTGGATCCCACGCTCCGCGAGGTGCCCGGCCATCTTCGCCGCGTTGTGTTCGAAAGCGTCGAGGTCGAGGAGGAGGGCAGGGGAGTCGAGCTGATCCAGGGTGAGGCCGACTGGGCTGAGCAGCATCGTTCGAAGCTCTCCGGAATCGAGGCATGCGGAAGGTGAGATGCACCAGTGAGTGATCGCTGGGCGTCGTTTAAAAACGGTTATTCACTCAGGAATCCGAGGATCAGACCTGCGAAGGCATCTCGAACCGGCGGCCGTACTCGCGAGAGAGCAGGGCGTTGGCTTCGTTGTCTTTCCCGAACGACTCGGTCGCGGCGTCCCAGGTCAACTTCCGGCCCAGTCGATGGGCAATGTTGCCCATGTGGCAGAGCCGAGTGCTGGCGTGACCAATCTCGACGTCGGCGGCGGGTGCCTGGCGCGATCGGACGCAATCGAGGAAGTTCTTCACGTGGGCCGCCTGACCCTCGGTCTGCTTGCCACCCGCTTCGGGCCCGTCTTCGACGTGCCAGCCCTTCGAGTCGACGATCAAGGTCCCGGCGTCTCCGTAGAACGCGATGCCGAAGCCCGAGCCCTCCTCGCCGTGCTTCGACCACATCCGGTGCTCCCAGACGATGCACGTCCCGGGATAGTCCCAGGTCACGATCTGGGTGTCGGGAACCTCTTGGTCGTCGTCGAAGACATACTTCCCGCCGCCGGAAGTCACCGTCGTCGGGGTGTCGACTCCCAGGCCCCAGCGCGCGACGTCGACTCCGTGGATCCCGTTGTTGCCGATCTCACCGGTCCCCCAATTCCAGAACCAGTGCCAGTTGTAGTGGAACCGGTTTGCCATGAATGGGCGGTCGAGCGCCGGGCCCTGCCAGAGGTCGTAATTGACCCCCTCGGGCACCGGACCGGGGGCCCCTTTGCCGATCGGCTTGCGTTGCTGGTGGATCCATGCCCGGGCCATCCCGACCTTGCCCAAGGCTCCCGACTTCACGTAGGCGACGGCGTCGTGGATGTGCGGCATGCTCCGCCGTTGGGTTCCGACCTGGACGATCCGGCCATATTTTCGGGAGGCCTCGATCATCCGCCGTCCCTCGACGACGTTGTGGCTGGCGGGCTTCTCGACGTAGACGTCCTTGCCAGCCTGACAGCCCATCACCGTCATCAGGGCATGCCAGTGGTCGGGAGTGGCCACGGCGATCGCGTCGATCGACTTGTCTTCGAGGATCTTGCGGAAATCGGCCTCGGTCCGGGGAGCGGGGATTCCGGCGGCCTCGGCCGTCTTCAGGGGCTTGGCGAATGTCGACGGATCGATATCGCAGATCGCCACGAGTTCCGCGCCAGGTTGCCTGGCAAACTCGTTGACGAGGTCGACGCCACGGCTGTGCACCCCGATGACGGCCACCCGAACCCGATCATTGGGCCCGGCCCCGCGCGTCAACCTCGACCCCGCGACCGCGGCGGCCGTGCTCATGACAAAGACTCGGCGATTCATCGGCGATCCCCCGGGACGAAGTCGTGGCGTTGAGGTCCCATTCCGCCAAGGCTATCGGGCCGGCCGGCTCGGGGATAGCGCCCGCCGGATCGCTTCAGCGATGGTCGCGCGCCAGGGCAATGATCGCATGCAAGAAAACGGCCGCCCCCAATAATAAAAACCAGACCCTGAGCTGAAAACCCGGCGAAGGCCTGCGCCAGCGTCGGCGCACCCCCTCCCGTCGCCGTAAGGCCACCATCTCGCATTCATGCCGGGGCCAGTTTCGATACATTCCTGTCCGGCCGCAGTCGCGACAGTGGAATTGCAGCAGGAGATAGGGGATCGGGAGTGCCAGGAACGAGAGGACGACCGCGACGGTCGGATGGCCGTGAGTCAGCCGGAACAAGATTTTCCAGGTGGCAAGAACGCAGAACACCGCCAGGAATGGATTAACGACCAGCCTCTGAAAATGCTCGATGCGATCGTCCAGCAACTCACCCCGGCGCCCTGCGGGCGCGGCCAGGTCGAAATCGAGGTCGGCCTGTGGAGGCGGCCTGCTCCGTGATCCGGCCTGCACGCGAGCCTCCCCGAAGTCCTCGTCAATCAGACCTGGAACGGCCAGCGGTCGCCCAACGCATCGCGTTGGAGCCCCTTCAACTCGGCGATCCCTGCTGATGCCAGGTCGAGCATCTCGTCGAGTTGCCCCCTGGAGAA
It encodes:
- a CDS encoding LuxR C-terminal-related transcriptional regulator; this encodes MTDRGPQKRRRSYRPTVETLEAVRLLDAASNLLADLAAERSTVEPNAAYGSSLAGDTSAWDAALGQTRLSDLLGKTTALDQSADVIKGLGQLDRYLTRAWSRAGIAPQKHEDSTQAVYVTLLQTLGRDRFDDLLGEIGHSGIRDVLSRETVEGPDFFRAIDTVKKRAQRERSYQPLDLVESSMVAVAPSPDPDDWSSTIRQAVSKTLTTREADLIDSTMRGETPAEIASRWGVAPKTVSNEKTRAFQKLRDALSADLNG
- a CDS encoding DSD1 family PLP-dependent enzyme is translated as MLLSPVGLTLDQLDSPALLLDLDAFEHNAAKMAGHLAERGIQWRPHSKAFKSPVIAHRLKCFGAIGVTVAKISEAEVMAQGGIDDILIAHLVVGQSKVRRLAALQRIADVKATVDHIDQVGPISRAAIEAGTTVGLLVDVDLGMGRTGVTSPEAAVKLARQVADAPGLRFDGVMGYEGHTVPMPDVVEKQAAIVAAIGRLNLAREAVNAAGLPTRIVSAGGTGSYQVTADLPGTTELQAGGGIFYCNYYSKVCQVVEHSPALTVLTTVVSRPRPGRAILDAGLKSMSEHRTPPTVKGHPDYRVVGLSAEHATVDLPEGADPRIGEFLELIPGYSDLTFVLHDRVLAHRRGRVEASWPIAGRGMLQ
- a CDS encoding Gfo/Idh/MocA family oxidoreductase — its product is MSTAAAVAGSRLTRGAGPNDRVRVAVIGVHSRGVDLVNEFARQPGAELVAICDIDPSTFAKPLKTAEAAGIPAPRTEADFRKILEDKSIDAIAVATPDHWHALMTVMGCQAGKDVYVEKPASHNVVEGRRMIEASRKYGRIVQVGTQRRSMPHIHDAVAYVKSGALGKVGMARAWIHQQRKPIGKGAPGPVPEGVNYDLWQGPALDRPFMANRFHYNWHWFWNWGTGEIGNNGIHGVDVARWGLGVDTPTTVTSGGGKYVFDDDQEVPDTQIVTWDYPGTCIVWEHRMWSKHGEEGSGFGIAFYGDAGTLIVDSKGWHVEDGPEAGGKQTEGQAAHVKNFLDCVRSRQAPAADVEIGHASTRLCHMGNIAHRLGRKLTWDAATESFGKDNEANALLSREYGRRFEMPSQV